A single region of the Lacipirellulaceae bacterium genome encodes:
- a CDS encoding peptidase, producing MSTTDQTAPTWIRRFLGKLPLVDYRSVAAKVGLRANFRTPTLVTMLLLHKRTLILLLMLAVALGYSSVSLAQKLLLKDGRILGGKIAKTTGVDSTPESANGQAGEVITQPIYVIDDDLRRVFISNRQAIRLLDEAPEKQVEIKLWQNVAQGGSGIASVGPSLGISPFDEYGRRVYRMQTRQGPLAVVQGITELTPRYAKVEGLMGAKRSVVWDSRIATTSIPKDTVAKILARTLPRNDPEARLQAVRFYNDAERFDEAGRELKAIIDDFPEMEDLKDEIRLLRQLQAKRILKEIELRKEAGQHQLVNVLLKNYPTEDVSGETLQQVRELISKYEGDSRRLEVTKSNLKVIVDSMSDPDARGLIAPLIAEVTAELSRNNVGRLAPFSQFADDASMTAEEKAALAVSGWLLGADQATKKLSEAVSLVKIRDGVIRYLREPLVHERETIVENLRSLEGASVDRLAQLLFMIKPPLHDAELVQQNFGSLQLTAPGQTEDGDFPYLVQLPPEYDPHLRYPTIIALNGAYNSVEQELDFWSGSPRVEEDSTTGERKVVSARNGQSMRRGYIVIAIRWQKPQQYDYEYSAREHIAVLTSLRDACRRFSIDTDRVFLTGHDTGGEAAWDIAQSHPDLWAGAIPFVATIDKYGRFYWENARHVPFYFVAGALDGTMMSDNAALFDRFLSKRFDATVVEYLGRGHEPFHDEIHHAFDWMDRRKRGNAPEEFTCSTLRPWDNFFWWIECEEFPRRWMIHPAEWTGRGARATEVTGKILADNRLLVKTTAEKTTVWLNPQMVDFEKPVRITINGNSLRGARESVGPQLDVLLEDARTRADRQRPFWAKFEWPEK from the coding sequence GTGTCAACCACTGACCAGACTGCGCCGACCTGGATTCGTCGATTTCTCGGGAAACTCCCTTTGGTTGACTACCGGAGTGTTGCTGCAAAAGTAGGATTAAGGGCCAACTTTCGTACCCCAACTCTCGTCACCATGTTGCTGCTCCACAAACGCACGCTTATCCTCCTGCTGATGCTGGCAGTTGCCCTGGGCTATTCAAGTGTTTCCCTAGCACAAAAGTTGCTACTTAAGGATGGTCGCATTCTCGGCGGTAAGATCGCCAAAACAACAGGGGTAGATTCCACACCGGAATCAGCCAACGGTCAGGCGGGGGAAGTCATCACGCAGCCCATTTATGTGATTGATGATGATCTCCGACGGGTGTTCATTTCCAACCGGCAAGCGATACGCTTGCTCGACGAGGCCCCCGAGAAGCAGGTAGAGATCAAGCTCTGGCAAAATGTCGCTCAAGGAGGTTCAGGCATTGCCAGCGTTGGACCGAGCCTCGGCATTTCACCCTTCGACGAGTACGGACGACGCGTCTACCGCATGCAAACCCGACAGGGCCCGCTGGCCGTCGTGCAGGGCATCACCGAACTCACCCCGCGTTACGCCAAAGTCGAGGGGCTGATGGGCGCGAAACGCTCCGTTGTTTGGGATAGTCGCATCGCCACCACTTCGATTCCGAAGGACACCGTCGCGAAGATCCTGGCTCGCACGTTGCCACGCAACGATCCCGAAGCCCGCTTGCAGGCAGTTCGTTTCTATAACGACGCGGAACGCTTCGACGAAGCAGGGCGTGAGTTGAAAGCGATTATCGACGACTTCCCGGAAATGGAAGATCTCAAGGATGAAATCCGCCTGCTGCGTCAATTGCAGGCAAAGCGGATCCTCAAAGAGATCGAGCTTCGCAAAGAGGCGGGTCAGCACCAGCTTGTCAACGTACTGCTGAAGAACTATCCCACCGAGGACGTCTCCGGCGAAACACTTCAACAGGTGCGCGAACTGATTTCCAAGTACGAGGGAGATTCACGGCGACTCGAGGTCACGAAGAGTAATCTGAAGGTAATTGTCGACTCCATGTCGGATCCCGATGCACGCGGGCTCATCGCTCCGTTGATTGCGGAAGTCACTGCCGAGCTGAGCCGCAACAACGTCGGGCGACTCGCTCCCTTTAGCCAGTTCGCCGATGACGCTTCGATGACCGCTGAAGAAAAGGCGGCCCTCGCGGTCAGTGGTTGGCTACTGGGAGCTGATCAGGCAACGAAGAAGCTCTCGGAAGCCGTTTCGCTGGTGAAGATTCGCGATGGCGTCATCCGTTACTTGCGTGAACCGCTCGTTCATGAACGGGAAACCATCGTTGAAAATCTGCGCAGTCTCGAAGGAGCATCAGTCGATCGCCTCGCTCAACTGCTGTTCATGATCAAACCACCGCTTCACGATGCAGAACTCGTGCAGCAGAACTTCGGCTCCCTCCAACTCACCGCCCCAGGTCAAACCGAAGACGGCGATTTCCCATATCTCGTCCAGCTCCCGCCTGAATACGATCCCCACCTCCGCTATCCAACAATTATCGCGTTGAACGGCGCTTATAACTCGGTTGAGCAAGAACTCGACTTCTGGAGCGGTTCGCCCCGCGTTGAAGAAGACAGCACCACTGGCGAGAGAAAGGTCGTGTCGGCTCGCAACGGTCAATCGATGCGACGCGGGTATATCGTGATCGCCATCCGCTGGCAGAAACCGCAGCAATACGACTACGAATACTCCGCCCGCGAGCATATCGCCGTGCTGACCTCGCTGCGTGATGCCTGCCGGCGGTTTAGCATCGACACTGATCGCGTGTTTCTGACCGGACATGACACGGGTGGTGAAGCCGCTTGGGACATCGCTCAATCGCACCCAGACCTATGGGCCGGGGCCATTCCTTTTGTCGCAACCATCGACAAGTACGGACGCTTCTACTGGGAGAACGCCCGCCACGTGCCGTTCTACTTCGTCGCCGGAGCACTCGACGGAACGATGATGAGCGACAATGCAGCGTTGTTCGATCGTTTCCTGAGTAAACGCTTCGACGCAACCGTTGTTGAATACTTAGGTCGAGGTCATGAGCCCTTCCACGACGAAATCCATCACGCCTTCGATTGGATGGACCGTCGCAAACGTGGCAACGCCCCCGAGGAGTTCACCTGCTCGACCCTGAGACCCTGGGACAACTTCTTCTGGTGGATCGAATGTGAGGAATTCCCTCGTCGTTGGATGATCCATCCTGCGGAATGGACGGGGCGCGGGGCGCGTGCCACCGAAGTCACCGGCAAGATTCTAGCCGACAATCGCCTACTCGTGAAAACGACAGCCGAAAAAACGACCGTTTGGCTCAATCCCCAGATGGTCGACTTCGAAAAGCCGGTCCGCATCACCATCAACGGCAACAGTCTCCGCGGCGCACGCGAATCCGTCGGCCCCCAGCTCGACGTCCTGCTCGAAGACGCGCGCACGAGGGCCGACCGGCAACGGCCTTTTTGGGCGAAGTTTGAGTGGCCTGAGAAGTAA
- a CDS encoding CBASS cGAMP-activated phospholipase codes for MFRILCLAGGGLRGAFGIGLLEEFERRSDEPLCAYFDLVAGTSTGSITASAICAGLTMTQIREFYEEHAARIFHPRDPYAPRNKLRMVYPLVRRLGKRRGQDPDAFFQSRYCPHSLTAALEEGFGDRTLRDAKRCRLIVPTVNLTDGMTAVLRTPHLPIETPTFDWRLVDVIVASSAAPTYFPHKRMPDGNDYVDGGIWAIDPGVVALAEAVRVTEQCCRTEDRPFDLNDVSMLSIGTGQATYSLAPPEGDAGMLFWSRHIANVMSVSQVQGAQLPLHIVLGDRYQQIDFPLEDPSWTLDNIDMTAELFELGRQRGAELYESLQGRFLDEVTATYEPYQVGGRH; via the coding sequence TTGTTTCGCATCTTGTGCTTGGCTGGCGGAGGCCTGCGCGGAGCCTTTGGGATCGGACTGCTAGAGGAGTTCGAGCGGCGGTCCGACGAGCCGTTGTGTGCTTACTTCGATCTTGTAGCCGGCACTTCGACTGGCTCGATCACGGCTTCGGCCATCTGTGCCGGGCTAACGATGACGCAGATTCGCGAGTTCTACGAAGAACACGCGGCGCGGATTTTTCATCCCCGCGACCCGTACGCACCACGAAACAAATTGCGGATGGTTTATCCACTAGTGCGACGCCTTGGCAAGCGGCGCGGGCAAGATCCCGATGCGTTCTTTCAGTCGCGATATTGCCCGCATAGTTTGACTGCCGCTTTGGAAGAAGGGTTTGGCGATCGGACACTCCGCGACGCAAAACGTTGTCGGCTGATTGTGCCCACGGTCAACTTAACCGACGGGATGACAGCCGTGCTGCGGACGCCCCATTTGCCTATTGAGACGCCGACATTTGATTGGCGATTGGTCGATGTGATTGTCGCTTCGTCAGCCGCACCAACCTATTTTCCACATAAGCGGATGCCCGACGGGAACGACTATGTGGACGGCGGTATCTGGGCGATTGATCCAGGGGTCGTTGCCCTGGCCGAAGCCGTCCGTGTCACCGAGCAGTGCTGCCGCACGGAGGATCGTCCGTTCGACCTAAATGACGTTTCTATGCTTTCGATCGGCACTGGCCAAGCGACCTACTCACTCGCCCCGCCCGAGGGCGACGCCGGGATGCTTTTCTGGAGCCGTCACATCGCCAACGTGATGAGCGTCTCCCAAGTGCAAGGTGCGCAACTGCCATTGCATATTGTGTTGGGCGACCGCTACCAACAGATCGACTTCCCACTGGAAGACCCCAGTTGGACGCTCGACAACATCGACATGACGGCGGAGCTCTTCGAACTCGGCCGCCAACGCGGGGCGGAGTTGTACGAGTCGCTGCAGGGAAGATTCTTGGACGAGGTGACGGCTACTTATGAGCCGTATCAGGTTGGCGGGCGGCACTAA
- a CDS encoding DUF3352 domain-containing protein has product MANSLLSCTLRTVVATVVLLASGTQLLAVVPADTLMSANTRGFASIADMQTLAEHWNQTQLGQLVKDDAMKPFVEDMKGQLRRQLSGVREKLGLELSDLMGVASGEVGLGMVERPKQRAALVVTVDVTGNEAEASDLLAKIDADLTARKATKKMAKAGGVDLTVYNVPNARAKGKSREAVFFMHEGILCGTDSKAESAEIISRLTKTQSASLATVVPYQQTMQRCEKEAGDLAPELRWFIDPFGYARAVRSLSSGKKRRGKDYLKILTEQGFEAIQGAGGYVNLAVRGDYELLHRTAVYAPPTQGGQEKYDLAMRMMSFPNGGKLQPENAIPRQLASYRTFNVDLKKAFDNFDTLFDAIAGYDDAFKSMIKGLEEDPYGPRVKVRDEFIKHLGQRLTLITDYQLPIQTDSERFLFSIDVKDQAAVAKAVKKFMEADPDAHLRTLEGRQVWEIMEPEDEYEAIEIGEFDPLAPAEPAPAAAPAAGSISQASAVCVADGKLMIASHMDFLQKVLTTKPQAETLAGAGDYNEVDRAMKQLMAGPVCARCFVRTAETYRPTYELLRQGAMPRSKTLLGRVLNRMLTPPEDEDEGILRKQKIDGRNLPSFESVRRYFSPGGTVVRSDEDGWFVAGAVLSKRNGQARAGAIPAAGTSKIR; this is encoded by the coding sequence TTGGCTAATTCACTTTTAAGTTGCACGCTTCGTACCGTTGTGGCGACGGTTGTCCTTCTCGCGTCTGGCACGCAACTGCTGGCGGTAGTTCCTGCGGACACGTTAATGTCAGCCAATACGCGTGGGTTTGCGTCGATCGCTGACATGCAGACGCTCGCTGAGCATTGGAACCAAACGCAGCTTGGCCAGCTTGTCAAAGACGACGCGATGAAGCCCTTCGTCGAAGATATGAAAGGCCAACTGCGACGCCAACTTTCTGGCGTTCGTGAAAAACTAGGTCTCGAGCTTAGCGATCTGATGGGCGTCGCGTCGGGTGAAGTCGGTCTTGGCATGGTCGAACGCCCTAAGCAGCGTGCAGCTCTGGTGGTGACGGTTGATGTCACTGGGAACGAAGCCGAGGCGAGCGACTTGCTCGCAAAGATTGACGCAGACTTAACCGCTCGTAAAGCGACGAAGAAAATGGCTAAGGCTGGCGGTGTAGATCTGACGGTCTACAACGTTCCCAACGCACGAGCCAAGGGCAAGTCGCGAGAAGCCGTCTTTTTTATGCACGAAGGCATCCTCTGTGGTACCGACAGCAAGGCGGAGTCCGCTGAGATCATCTCTCGTCTCACGAAAACGCAGAGCGCAAGCCTTGCCACGGTTGTGCCTTACCAGCAAACGATGCAGCGTTGTGAGAAGGAAGCTGGCGACTTAGCGCCTGAGCTGCGTTGGTTCATCGATCCCTTTGGCTATGCACGTGCCGTCCGTTCTCTGTCATCCGGGAAAAAGCGTCGCGGTAAGGACTACCTCAAAATTCTCACTGAGCAGGGCTTCGAAGCGATTCAAGGGGCTGGGGGATACGTTAATCTGGCCGTTCGCGGCGATTACGAGCTTCTTCACCGCACGGCTGTTTACGCACCTCCGACTCAAGGAGGGCAAGAGAAGTACGATTTAGCGATGCGCATGATGAGCTTCCCCAACGGTGGTAAGTTGCAACCTGAGAATGCAATCCCCCGTCAGCTCGCCAGTTATCGGACATTTAACGTGGACCTCAAGAAAGCGTTCGACAATTTCGACACGCTTTTCGATGCCATTGCCGGCTATGACGATGCATTCAAGAGCATGATCAAAGGACTGGAGGAAGATCCTTATGGCCCTCGGGTGAAAGTTCGAGATGAGTTCATCAAGCACCTGGGGCAGCGTCTGACGCTAATTACCGACTATCAACTGCCAATCCAGACCGACAGCGAGCGGTTTCTGTTTTCCATTGATGTAAAAGACCAAGCTGCCGTTGCCAAGGCAGTGAAGAAGTTCATGGAAGCCGATCCCGATGCCCACCTTCGCACGCTCGAAGGTCGCCAAGTCTGGGAGATCATGGAGCCCGAAGACGAGTACGAAGCCATCGAGATCGGTGAGTTCGATCCACTGGCTCCTGCGGAACCGGCCCCCGCCGCAGCACCCGCTGCCGGTAGTATTTCCCAAGCATCGGCCGTTTGTGTGGCTGACGGCAAGTTGATGATTGCCTCGCATATGGATTTTTTGCAAAAAGTATTAACGACTAAGCCGCAAGCGGAGACTCTCGCAGGAGCCGGTGACTACAACGAAGTTGATCGCGCGATGAAGCAACTGATGGCCGGTCCTGTCTGTGCACGCTGCTTCGTACGTACTGCTGAGACTTATCGCCCGACCTACGAACTGCTTCGACAAGGAGCGATGCCGCGTTCGAAGACCCTGCTGGGCCGCGTGCTCAACCGTATGCTTACACCCCCCGAGGACGAGGACGAGGGAATCCTCCGCAAACAAAAAATCGACGGTCGCAATCTCCCCAGCTTCGAGTCCGTCCGCCGCTACTTTAGCCCCGGCGGGACCGTCGTTCGCAGTGACGAAGATGGCTGGTTCGTCGCCGGTGCCGTGCTGAGCAAACGCAACGGCCAAGCACGAGCGGGCGCGATTCCCGCGGCGGGGACGAGCAAGATTCGCTGA
- a CDS encoding HD domain-containing protein produces the protein MKHIQRESLCHDPIHGYIPFISVVEPGETSERTLLDHPWLQRLRQIHQLQTAWWVYPSAEHTRFQHVVGAMHMASRAVETLYPSLKETCPDVPSRGFVECLCRMAALLHDVGHGPFGHFFDAHFLKDHELTHETLGAHIIREELGELLTNVRSCPNSDLEKGEQLDPEQIAWLIMRPKTDDTKDHPKWLVMLRSLFCGLYTVDNMDFVLRDAYMSGYSEKAYDLDRLLRYSFFSERGLTIHQRGLNALLRFMQTKSELFRAVYFHRTVRAIDKTLEGLFRDSKQHLFPGNPLENLEDYQGFTEWSLLIDVARWHKSENVALRSVGERWQKLLNREVEWEAVTERNLALKEGDSEQSSIFSDVDLVTQAIRGKLPEDHRDLEMRVDLPRHIYRPDARAATAGQNFLFHTATGSIRPLTDDQLFRQMPVTHKMCRVYLRKDHTAEQAAAVGAAVDELVGGRSEDDLTNM, from the coding sequence ATGAAGCACATTCAGCGAGAAAGCCTCTGTCACGATCCCATTCACGGCTACATCCCGTTCATTTCTGTCGTTGAGCCAGGGGAAACCTCTGAGCGAACGCTGCTCGACCATCCTTGGTTGCAACGATTACGACAGATTCATCAACTGCAAACGGCTTGGTGGGTCTATCCTTCGGCTGAACACACGCGGTTTCAGCACGTGGTCGGGGCAATGCACATGGCGAGCCGTGCCGTGGAGACGCTCTACCCGAGCCTCAAGGAGACCTGCCCGGATGTCCCAAGCCGCGGGTTTGTCGAGTGCCTCTGCCGCATGGCGGCATTGCTGCATGATGTGGGTCACGGGCCATTTGGTCACTTTTTCGACGCGCATTTCTTAAAAGACCATGAGCTGACGCATGAGACGCTCGGAGCTCACATCATTCGCGAGGAGTTGGGTGAGTTGCTCACCAACGTGCGGAGTTGTCCGAACAGTGATTTGGAGAAAGGGGAGCAGCTTGACCCCGAGCAGATCGCTTGGCTCATCATGCGGCCCAAGACGGACGACACCAAGGATCACCCAAAGTGGCTGGTGATGCTCCGCAGTCTGTTTTGTGGACTCTATACCGTGGACAACATGGACTTCGTTCTCCGCGACGCCTACATGAGCGGCTACAGCGAGAAGGCGTACGATCTCGACCGCTTACTTCGCTACAGCTTCTTTAGTGAGCGCGGACTGACGATCCATCAACGTGGGTTGAACGCGCTGTTGCGTTTTATGCAAACCAAGAGCGAGCTTTTCCGTGCCGTTTACTTTCATCGCACGGTGCGGGCGATTGATAAGACGCTGGAAGGTTTGTTCCGCGACAGCAAACAGCATTTGTTCCCGGGAAATCCGCTGGAGAACTTGGAGGACTATCAAGGTTTTACCGAATGGTCACTCCTGATCGACGTGGCACGTTGGCACAAGAGCGAGAATGTTGCACTACGAAGCGTTGGCGAGCGCTGGCAGAAGCTACTAAACCGTGAAGTGGAATGGGAAGCCGTGACCGAGCGGAACCTGGCGCTCAAGGAGGGGGATTCCGAACAGAGCAGCATCTTTAGCGATGTTGATCTGGTGACGCAGGCGATCCGCGGCAAGCTACCCGAGGACCATCGCGACTTAGAAATGCGTGTCGATCTGCCAAGACATATCTACCGCCCCGACGCACGAGCGGCGACTGCTGGGCAGAACTTTCTGTTCCATACGGCAACGGGCTCGATCCGCCCGCTCACGGACGATCAATTGTTCCGCCAAATGCCGGTCACTCATAAGATGTGCCGTGTTTATTTGCGGAAGGATCATACCGCCGAGCAAGCGGCTGCGGTTGGTGCGGCGGTGGATGAACTCGTTGGCGGGCGGAGCGAAGACGACCTCACGAACATGTAG
- a CDS encoding alpha/beta hydrolase produces the protein MNSFLRRCSSLFVAISFLALFATSANAELDFHPGKRVRLPNGRYIHYAEYGKPTGNLVLYFHGTPGSHLEVGLIDEELEESNIRLISINRPGLGRSTFYGNRRITDWPCDIDGLLTGMGLEGAPFGIIALSGGAPYGLAVARAMPERVTHLALVSGHTPPGAPVVKGNSDDMIALIRKRPRLGRLGLNLIDRRMDKRPDKVVERVTKSWTAADRKLVYCNPKLYKRLVANLREATICGTRGLQRDITLLGSCWGFQVCEASNVSISIWQGGCDRIVTPSMARYFHSQLPGSELHIDPKAGHVTMFKWHVNEILQRF, from the coding sequence GTGAACTCTTTCCTTCGTCGCTGCTCGTCCCTTTTTGTGGCGATCAGTTTTCTCGCACTTTTCGCGACTAGCGCGAACGCCGAGCTCGATTTCCATCCGGGCAAAAGAGTGCGCCTGCCCAACGGGCGGTACATCCACTACGCGGAGTACGGCAAACCGACCGGCAATCTCGTACTGTATTTTCACGGCACGCCGGGATCGCATCTCGAAGTAGGTCTCATTGACGAGGAACTCGAAGAGTCGAATATTCGGCTCATTTCAATCAATCGACCGGGCCTTGGCAGATCGACTTTCTACGGAAACCGCCGCATTACGGATTGGCCCTGCGATATTGATGGTCTGCTCACTGGCATGGGGCTTGAAGGAGCACCGTTTGGGATAATTGCACTTTCTGGCGGTGCCCCCTACGGATTGGCGGTGGCAAGGGCGATGCCCGAACGCGTAACCCATCTCGCGCTCGTATCAGGCCACACACCCCCGGGCGCCCCTGTCGTGAAAGGGAATTCGGACGACATGATCGCGCTGATTCGAAAGCGTCCCCGCTTGGGGCGGCTCGGTCTTAACCTGATTGACCGTCGCATGGATAAGCGTCCTGATAAGGTGGTTGAGCGTGTCACGAAAAGCTGGACCGCTGCCGACCGTAAGCTTGTCTACTGTAATCCGAAACTCTACAAGCGACTCGTGGCGAACCTTCGTGAGGCCACGATCTGTGGCACTCGAGGCTTACAGCGAGACATCACCTTGCTGGGAAGCTGCTGGGGCTTTCAAGTCTGCGAAGCCAGCAATGTGTCGATCTCCATCTGGCAAGGAGGCTGTGACCGTATCGTGACACCTTCGATGGCACGCTACTTTCACTCGCAATTGCCTGGGAGCGAACTGCACATTGATCCCAAGGCGGGCCACGTGACAATGTTCAAGTGGCACGTGAATGAGATCCTGCAGCGGTTCTAG
- the purB gene encoding adenylosuccinate lyase yields MSHDRYENPLITRYASDEMAELWGPQKKFSTWRQLWIWLAESEAELGLPITDAQIAELKKHKDDIDFETTAKYERELRHDVMAHVHAYGDQSPSAKGIIHLGATSQFVNCNTELMLIRESLELVAKRLAGVIDALATFASEHRALPTLGFTHLQPAQPTTVGKRATLWCYDLVMDLEQVEHRLATLKARSTKGTTGTQASFLELFDGDHDKVRHLEKLVMQKMGFESAYAVTGQTYSRKVDQLVLDTLSGIAASAHKATSDLRILAMRKEIEEPFEKSQIGSSAMPYKRNPMRSERIGGIARYVMSLAANASQTHAVQWMERTLDDSANRRMTLPQAFLGVDAVLTIYHNIASGMIVYPEVVARNLNEELPFMATENVLMAAVTAGGDRQDLHERIRQHSVAAAAEVKQKGKPNDLMERLANDEAFAGVDLNAAVDAKDLVGRAPEQVDEFIAAVVEPIRERYAGSGLRQSELKV; encoded by the coding sequence ATGTCGCACGATCGTTACGAAAATCCCCTGATTACACGCTACGCCTCCGACGAGATGGCCGAGCTGTGGGGGCCGCAGAAGAAGTTTTCTACGTGGCGGCAACTCTGGATTTGGTTGGCGGAATCTGAGGCCGAATTGGGGCTGCCGATCACTGACGCACAGATCGCTGAGCTCAAGAAGCATAAGGACGACATCGATTTTGAGACAACCGCCAAGTATGAGAGAGAACTGCGTCACGACGTGATGGCCCACGTCCACGCTTATGGTGATCAGAGCCCCAGTGCGAAAGGGATCATTCACTTGGGGGCGACAAGCCAGTTCGTGAATTGCAACACCGAACTGATGTTGATTCGTGAGTCCCTAGAGTTGGTGGCTAAGCGGCTAGCCGGGGTGATCGACGCCTTGGCGACGTTTGCCTCGGAGCATCGCGCCCTGCCGACACTTGGTTTTACGCACCTCCAACCGGCCCAGCCGACGACGGTTGGCAAGCGAGCAACCCTCTGGTGTTACGACTTGGTTATGGACTTGGAGCAGGTCGAACATCGCCTCGCAACGCTCAAGGCACGCAGCACGAAGGGCACGACTGGGACTCAAGCAAGTTTCTTGGAACTGTTCGATGGCGACCATGACAAGGTTCGCCATCTTGAGAAGCTCGTCATGCAGAAGATGGGCTTTGAATCCGCCTATGCGGTGACCGGTCAAACCTACTCGCGCAAGGTTGACCAATTGGTTTTGGATACTCTCTCTGGGATTGCTGCCAGCGCTCATAAGGCGACCTCCGACTTACGTATCCTGGCGATGCGTAAAGAGATCGAAGAGCCGTTTGAGAAGTCACAGATTGGCTCCTCCGCGATGCCCTACAAACGCAACCCCATGCGGAGCGAACGGATCGGCGGCATCGCGCGTTACGTGATGAGCCTCGCTGCGAATGCGTCGCAGACCCACGCCGTGCAGTGGATGGAACGCACCTTGGATGATTCCGCCAACCGACGAATGACCCTCCCACAGGCGTTTCTGGGCGTCGACGCGGTGCTGACGATCTACCACAACATCGCCAGCGGGATGATCGTCTATCCCGAGGTGGTCGCCAGGAACTTGAACGAAGAACTCCCATTCATGGCGACCGAGAACGTGCTGATGGCTGCCGTCACTGCCGGAGGCGACCGCCAAGACCTGCACGAACGCATCCGCCAACACAGCGTCGCTGCTGCCGCCGAGGTGAAGCAGAAGGGCAAGCCCAACGACCTCATGGAACGACTCGCAAACGACGAAGCCTTCGCCGGTGTCGATCTCAATGCCGCAGTGGACGCGAAAGACTTGGTTGGGCGAGCGCCTGAGCAGGTGGATGAGTTTATCGCAGCGGTGGTGGAACCGATTCGCGAGCGGTACGCGGGGAGCGGACTCAGGCAGTCAGAACTGAAAGTTTAG
- a CDS encoding PEP-CTERM sorting domain-containing protein (PEP-CTERM proteins occur, often in large numbers, in the proteomes of bacteria that also encode an exosortase, a predicted intramembrane cysteine proteinase. The presence of a PEP-CTERM domain at a protein's C-terminus predicts cleavage within the sorting domain, followed by covalent anchoring to some some component of the (usually Gram-negative) cell surface. Many PEP-CTERM proteins exhibit an unusual sequence composition that includes large numbers of potential glycosylation sites. Expression of one such protein has been shown restore the ability of a bacterium to form floc, a type of biofilm.), giving the protein MIRQLLLFTATVSCCGVASAVTVTSAVDDFSNTTNAATSEWSYRWSPDSVRDGDYQLLATHSDPFPLWSPTTDYWNNGGSFPGIGVNQSGSDINIVPPFASFSWPTDTIWMHPPSVGFAVVTWTSPVTGTADIEFEFDDMDPNGPTSATGIRWFVDVGDVSGTLANGSFVNGAGIAPITISNVSINAGDQIHFIVDPLNDFGFDSTTFRATISYVPEPGSVVLLMLGASYGVVRRR; this is encoded by the coding sequence ATGATTCGACAGCTACTTCTCTTTACTGCCACAGTGAGCTGCTGTGGTGTTGCTTCGGCGGTCACTGTTACGTCGGCGGTTGACGACTTTTCGAATACAACCAACGCAGCCACTTCGGAGTGGTCCTACCGTTGGTCTCCTGACTCCGTCCGAGATGGCGATTATCAATTGCTTGCCACCCATAGCGATCCGTTCCCGTTATGGTCGCCGACGACGGATTATTGGAACAACGGCGGTTCCTTTCCGGGGATTGGAGTCAACCAATCGGGTTCGGACATCAACATCGTACCTCCTTTTGCCTCCTTTTCCTGGCCGACCGATACGATCTGGATGCATCCGCCGAGTGTAGGTTTCGCAGTCGTCACTTGGACCAGCCCAGTGACGGGGACCGCTGACATTGAGTTTGAGTTCGACGACATGGACCCCAACGGTCCTACGTCTGCCACGGGGATTCGCTGGTTTGTCGATGTGGGTGATGTCAGCGGTACACTTGCGAACGGCTCGTTCGTCAATGGAGCTGGTATCGCGCCGATTACGATCAGCAATGTCAGTATCAACGCTGGTGACCAGATTCACTTTATCGTCGATCCCTTGAACGATTTCGGATTCGACTCGACGACCTTTCGCGCTACGATCAGCTACGTACCAGAGCCGGGATCGGTCGTGCTTCTGATGCTTGGAGCGAGTTACGGTGTAGTACGGCGTAGGTAG